A single Pararhizobium sp. A13 DNA region contains:
- a CDS encoding diguanylate cyclase — protein sequence MSSSQEAYKQFLVRVTVPIASLVSLLLAALLVTILVVAWYQTDVARREQARLAEGAIKVRGEHIEKSALDYGAWDEAVANLVTAPNLEWADENIGKPTFQNLGFDMTFVIAPNDATTYGMIEGNRTERLFTEVLTSGFSELLAQQRAGSREGSTSGLIIANGRPAIAAVVPIRPLEPDPEQKNPQHLLIFIDAIDDVLLADLGHIYLLSNLRIESAEAAGAASISLLTANRSSVGALTWDETRPGNALLRTAVPVWGLLAFGFCFLTVLIFRQARSAAHMIGESERRATHDALTQLPNRVHLFEHLDKASRELARATDQSDFAVLYLDLDGFKAVNDVYGHNAGDQVLKRVAERIRQAVEPRDFVARLGGDEFVLVLPGRKKPQEIQAIGKTIIRAIEGPIDVDPATTVSVSATIGVTFAPADGVDPLFLLRNADQALYLGKRGGKGEVRFHMGLAERAVV from the coding sequence ATGTCGAGTTCGCAGGAAGCTTACAAACAATTTCTGGTCAGGGTTACCGTTCCGATCGCCAGCCTCGTCAGCCTGCTACTGGCTGCGCTGCTTGTTACTATTCTGGTGGTCGCATGGTATCAAACCGATGTTGCCCGGAGGGAGCAGGCCCGGCTGGCCGAGGGCGCGATCAAGGTTCGCGGTGAACACATCGAAAAATCGGCGCTTGATTATGGCGCTTGGGACGAAGCGGTTGCAAATTTGGTGACCGCTCCCAATCTCGAGTGGGCGGACGAGAATATCGGCAAACCGACCTTCCAGAACCTTGGCTTCGACATGACTTTCGTCATTGCGCCCAACGATGCGACCACTTACGGCATGATCGAAGGCAATCGAACCGAACGGCTTTTCACGGAGGTCCTCACAAGCGGCTTTTCTGAATTACTCGCCCAGCAGCGGGCCGGCAGCCGTGAAGGATCGACCTCCGGTCTGATAATTGCCAATGGTAGGCCGGCCATTGCCGCAGTCGTGCCGATCCGGCCATTGGAACCCGATCCCGAACAAAAGAACCCCCAACACCTTCTTATCTTCATCGATGCGATTGACGATGTACTTCTCGCCGATCTTGGCCACATCTATCTTTTGTCCAACCTTCGGATTGAGAGCGCAGAAGCGGCTGGTGCAGCGTCTATTTCTTTGCTGACGGCCAACCGCTCGTCGGTTGGCGCGCTTACCTGGGACGAAACGCGCCCCGGTAACGCGCTTCTCCGGACGGCGGTCCCGGTTTGGGGTCTTCTGGCATTCGGCTTTTGCTTCCTGACCGTCCTCATCTTTCGCCAAGCCCGTTCTGCCGCACACATGATCGGCGAGAGTGAACGGCGCGCCACGCATGACGCGCTCACGCAGCTTCCCAACCGTGTGCACCTTTTCGAGCACCTCGATAAAGCCTCGAGGGAACTGGCAAGAGCGACCGACCAATCGGATTTCGCCGTTCTTTATCTCGATCTCGACGGGTTCAAGGCTGTGAACGATGTTTACGGGCACAATGCTGGCGACCAGGTATTGAAAAGGGTGGCTGAGCGGATCCGCCAGGCAGTTGAGCCACGAGATTTTGTCGCCCGTCTCGGCGGGGACGAGTTTGTCCTGGTCTTGCCCGGACGGAAGAAACCACAAGAGATCCAAGCCATCGGGAAAACCATTATCCGTGCGATCGAGGGCCCGATCGACGTTGACCCGGCGACGACGGTTTCGGTGAGTGCAACGATCGGTGTAACGTTTGCACCTGCCGACGGCGTCGACCCCCTTTTCCTTCTCCGAAACGCCGACCAAGCTCTTTACCTCGGCAAACGTGGGGGGAAGGGAGAAGTGCGTTTCCATATGGGATTGGCCGAACGCGCGGTCGTTTAG
- a CDS encoding RES family NAD+ phosphorylase, with translation MGFGNTRFSSPDRKFRLVYIARDLPTAIAETIIRDRFEGATKRVLDDSEVEEITVAEVTATAPLLVLDLRTTGVCSATG, from the coding sequence ATGGGCTTCGGCAATACGCGATTCTCGAGCCCCGATCGCAAATTTCGCCTCGTTTACATTGCCCGCGATCTTCCTACGGCGATCGCCGAGACAATAATCCGTGACAGGTTCGAGGGCGCCACGAAACGTGTGCTCGACGACAGCGAGGTTGAGGAAATCACCGTGGCGGAAGTGACCGCCACTGCTCCTCTCCTGGTTCTCGATCTCCGCACCACCGGGGTTTGCTCAGCCACGGGGTAA
- a CDS encoding beta-galactosidase: MKRIAPAPLSVWRTLNLDDFLIGVPHYPEHVDESYWERDAVRMAAAGFNVVRLGEFAWHIMEPREGMFDFSLFDKAIGVLGACGINTIFCTPTATPPRWLTVTYPEVLRVDVNDRVATHGSRQHADTNSPVYRMHSRRITEALANHYRDNPHVIGWQTDNELNTTSSTSYSEATEREFRRYLRDRYETIDALNFAWGGNFWATAYDNFDQITVPRPHNPGFPSPGHFQDYHRFLAHATAAFQHDQVEILRRVNPDWFIFHNLGRLEDIDFRGQFGQDLDFIGFDIYPMLYDEMRRTGGHAATQALHLDVCRAYSGNFIVPEQASGFGSQPGFSTMTPEPGEMRRMALSSVARGADGLMLFRWRPAHYGAEIYWMGLIDHDDVPRRRYQEAMEFAGDIAKIKQDLLGTTVRMDVAIAGADFDNQEAYKTYPMGMPSPFEDAVHLHRYCHANGIACGFIHPEDDLSRIKLLYVPHWVMWKPEWNANVEAFVKSGGTLVIGAMTGTRDGNNHIPTILAPGPGLSELCGVRVEEFGRVAEPGADGLFGLHGTELGLHSPAAQLPASSAARRYKFVLGNREHEAAHLYELLDVDADVEVLGRWSSRFVSGRAAITSRKVGEGSAVYMGTYLTESLVESLANLLFAHASIAPLIADLPANVEVTVREAADRKLLFVLNTDEGTVEISSLPVGIDLLTGKEVNGCLSLGPHGCAVIRF; encoded by the coding sequence ATGAAGCGTATAGCTCCTGCGCCCCTTTCGGTGTGGCGCACCCTTAATCTTGACGATTTTCTGATTGGCGTTCCGCATTATCCGGAGCATGTCGACGAGAGCTACTGGGAGCGTGACGCAGTGCGCATGGCCGCCGCCGGCTTCAATGTCGTGCGTTTGGGTGAGTTCGCCTGGCACATCATGGAGCCGCGCGAAGGCATGTTCGACTTCTCGCTCTTCGACAAGGCGATCGGAGTTCTGGGCGCCTGTGGCATCAACACAATCTTCTGCACGCCGACTGCGACCCCGCCGCGGTGGCTGACCGTGACCTATCCGGAAGTGTTGCGCGTTGACGTGAATGACCGCGTCGCCACCCATGGCTCGCGCCAGCATGCCGACACCAACAGCCCTGTCTACCGAATGCACAGCCGCCGGATCACCGAAGCGCTTGCCAACCACTATCGCGACAATCCGCATGTCATTGGCTGGCAGACCGACAACGAGCTGAACACCACGTCTTCGACCTCCTATTCCGAAGCGACGGAACGAGAATTCCGACGCTATCTCCGGGATCGCTACGAGACGATCGATGCGCTCAATTTTGCCTGGGGAGGAAATTTCTGGGCAACGGCTTACGACAATTTCGACCAGATCACGGTGCCGCGCCCCCACAATCCGGGCTTCCCGAGCCCCGGCCATTTCCAAGACTACCACCGCTTTCTCGCTCATGCGACGGCGGCCTTCCAGCACGATCAGGTGGAAATCCTGCGCCGGGTCAATCCGGACTGGTTCATCTTCCACAATCTCGGCCGTCTGGAAGACATCGACTTCCGCGGTCAGTTCGGCCAGGACCTCGATTTCATCGGCTTCGATATCTATCCGATGCTCTACGATGAGATGCGTCGCACTGGCGGGCATGCGGCAACACAGGCGCTGCATCTCGATGTCTGCCGCGCCTACAGCGGCAATTTCATCGTTCCGGAGCAGGCCTCGGGCTTCGGCAGCCAGCCGGGTTTTTCTACCATGACACCCGAGCCGGGCGAGATGCGCCGCATGGCGCTGAGTTCGGTGGCGCGCGGCGCCGACGGCTTGATGTTGTTCCGCTGGCGCCCGGCGCATTACGGCGCCGAAATCTACTGGATGGGCCTCATCGACCATGACGACGTGCCGCGCCGGCGCTACCAGGAAGCGATGGAATTCGCGGGCGATATCGCCAAGATCAAGCAGGACCTTCTGGGCACGACGGTGCGCATGGACGTGGCCATCGCTGGCGCCGATTTCGACAATCAGGAAGCCTACAAGACCTATCCGATGGGGATGCCGAGCCCGTTCGAGGATGCCGTGCACCTGCACCGCTATTGCCATGCAAACGGCATTGCCTGCGGCTTCATTCATCCCGAGGACGATCTGTCGCGGATCAAGCTTCTCTATGTTCCGCATTGGGTGATGTGGAAGCCGGAATGGAACGCAAACGTCGAGGCTTTCGTCAAAAGCGGCGGCACGCTGGTGATCGGCGCCATGACCGGAACGCGGGACGGGAACAATCACATCCCCACCATTCTCGCCCCCGGACCTGGCCTATCCGAGCTCTGCGGTGTTCGGGTTGAGGAATTCGGGCGCGTGGCCGAACCCGGCGCCGATGGCCTGTTTGGCCTGCATGGCACGGAACTCGGGCTACACAGTCCCGCAGCGCAACTTCCAGCCAGCTCTGCCGCACGACGGTACAAGTTCGTGCTCGGCAATCGGGAGCACGAAGCCGCCCATCTCTACGAACTGCTCGACGTGGATGCGGACGTCGAGGTGCTTGGCCGCTGGAGCAGCCGTTTCGTCAGCGGGCGGGCGGCCATTACCAGTCGCAAAGTGGGGGAGGGCAGTGCCGTCTACATGGGCACCTATCTCACAGAGTCCCTGGTCGAAAGCCTGGCCAACCTGCTCTTCGCACATGCCAGTATTGCGCCGCTGATCGCCGACCTTCCCGCGAATGTGGAAGTGACCGTCCGCGAAGCTGCCGACCGGAAACTCCTGTTCGTGCTCAATACGGATGAAGGCACAGTCGAGATTTCGTCACTGCCGGTTGGCATCGACTTGCTCACCGGCAAGGAGGTGAACGGTTGCCTTTCGCTTGGACCGCATGGCTGTGCGGTCATACGCTTCTGA
- a CDS encoding ABC transporter ATP-binding protein, with protein sequence MASVEIQNVQKHYGSYHALNDINLSVEEGEFVVMVGPSGCGKSTLLKTIAGLETVTSGQLLIKGRDVTRLEPGDRGIAMVFQSYALYPHMTVAQNMGFGLRMAGRPKAEIDAAVARAAKILRLEEQLEKRPKQMSGGQRQRVAIGRAITRSPDVFLFDEPLSNLDAALRTQMRVELSTLHAELGSTMIYVTHDQVEAMTMASRIVVLNRGGIEQVGAPLDLYNNPANLFVAGFLGAPRMNFVTGTVAEVSGRGARVACAGGLTVAFDDLVVPATKGDTVTVGIRPEKLAIDQAGSAFTFGGQVRLTEYLGRETIVYVDAGDLVTTGSDSGTGVFTAQIGDVRPFQTAASVSIGFDARDAYLFAADGRTISSPKPVASL encoded by the coding sequence ATGGCCAGCGTAGAAATCCAGAACGTCCAGAAGCACTATGGCAGCTACCATGCGCTCAACGACATCAACCTTTCCGTTGAAGAGGGCGAGTTCGTCGTCATGGTGGGACCGTCCGGCTGCGGCAAGTCCACGCTCCTGAAGACGATCGCAGGCCTCGAGACGGTGACGTCCGGCCAGTTGCTGATCAAGGGACGGGATGTGACCAGGCTCGAGCCGGGTGACCGCGGCATCGCCATGGTCTTCCAGTCCTACGCGCTCTATCCGCACATGACGGTCGCGCAGAACATGGGGTTCGGCCTTCGGATGGCCGGGCGCCCGAAGGCGGAGATCGATGCGGCGGTCGCGAGGGCTGCAAAAATCCTGCGGCTCGAGGAGCAACTCGAAAAGCGCCCCAAGCAAATGTCCGGCGGCCAGCGCCAGCGCGTCGCCATCGGCCGCGCCATCACCCGCTCGCCCGACGTCTTCCTGTTCGACGAGCCCCTGTCCAATCTCGATGCGGCATTGCGCACGCAAATGCGCGTCGAACTGTCGACCCTGCATGCCGAACTCGGTTCGACGATGATCTATGTGACGCATGACCAGGTCGAGGCCATGACCATGGCAAGCCGCATCGTCGTGCTCAATCGCGGCGGCATCGAGCAGGTCGGCGCGCCGCTCGATCTCTACAACAATCCTGCCAACCTGTTTGTTGCCGGCTTCCTCGGTGCTCCGCGCATGAACTTCGTCACCGGCACGGTCGCGGAAGTTTCGGGACGCGGCGCCCGCGTAGCCTGTGCCGGTGGGCTGACGGTCGCCTTCGACGATCTCGTCGTGCCCGCCACCAAGGGTGACACGGTCACGGTCGGCATCCGCCCCGAAAAGCTTGCGATCGATCAGGCTGGATCCGCCTTCACCTTCGGCGGGCAGGTGCGGCTTACCGAATATCTCGGCCGCGAGACCATCGTCTATGTCGATGCCGGAGATTTGGTGACGACCGGCTCCGATAGCGGAACCGGGGTCTTTACCGCCCAGATCGGCGACGTCCGACCATTCCAGACCGCGGCATCGGTTTCTATCGGATTTGACGCGCGCGATGCCTACCTCTTTGCGGCCGACGGCCGAACCATCAGCTCTCCCAAGCCCGTCGCAAGTCTCTGA
- a CDS encoding carbohydrate ABC transporter permease, which yields MYPRPIPEDSPWRRAAYAGMVALVLVLWLVPLMAVMTTSLRSFEEVMAGNYWGWPKSFNFVENYTAVFTQTAMARYFLNSLIITLPSVLGVLILSTLTGYVLSRHRFRGANLMFALFVGGNFLPAQIMMIPVRDLMVSIGLYDTYYALIIFHVAFQTGFATLFMRNFIAALPDELFQAARAEGASPGQTLVHVVLPLIRPALAALAILTFTFVWNDYFWAIVLTQSEAVKPVTAGLSNLRGEWVSAWNLVAAATIMVAIPPVVMFFLMQRHFIAGLTVGAVKG from the coding sequence ATGTATCCGCGTCCGATCCCCGAAGACTCCCCGTGGCGCCGTGCTGCCTATGCCGGCATGGTCGCGCTTGTCCTGGTCCTCTGGCTCGTGCCGCTGATGGCGGTGATGACCACTTCCTTGCGGTCCTTCGAGGAGGTCATGGCGGGCAACTATTGGGGCTGGCCGAAAAGCTTCAATTTTGTCGAAAACTACACCGCCGTTTTCACCCAGACGGCCATGGCGCGCTACTTCCTCAACAGCCTGATCATCACCCTGCCGTCGGTGCTCGGCGTCCTGATCCTGTCGACCCTGACCGGCTACGTGCTGTCGCGCCACCGCTTCCGTGGCGCCAACCTGATGTTCGCGCTCTTCGTCGGCGGCAATTTCCTGCCGGCGCAGATCATGATGATCCCGGTGCGCGACCTGATGGTGTCGATCGGCCTTTACGATACGTACTATGCGCTGATCATCTTCCACGTCGCCTTCCAGACCGGCTTTGCAACGCTGTTCATGCGCAATTTCATCGCGGCTCTGCCGGATGAGCTGTTCCAGGCGGCACGAGCGGAAGGCGCTTCGCCCGGCCAGACATTGGTGCATGTGGTGCTGCCACTGATTCGGCCGGCGCTGGCCGCGCTTGCGATCCTGACCTTCACCTTCGTCTGGAACGACTATTTCTGGGCGATCGTGCTCACCCAGAGCGAGGCGGTAAAGCCGGTGACGGCAGGCCTCAGCAACTTGCGCGGCGAATGGGTCTCGGCATGGAACCTCGTGGCCGCCGCCACGATCATGGTCGCGATCCCGCCCGTCGTGATGTTCTTCCTCATGCAACGCCATTTTATCGCCGGCCTCACGGTCGGAGCAGTGAAGGGCTGA
- a CDS encoding sugar ABC transporter permease produces the protein MSSFWRRHRSWVAPTMFILPGALLFGIVIILASIQTVWVSFFDWDGVGEMQWVGLSNYVQLFDDAQFYISLKNNLIWLGMFMLAPPLGLALALLLNQPIRGMRIMKSLFFVPLVLASVTVGVVFTWVYDPSFGLLSLIFGYFGATAPALLSDEHFVTFAVVAAALWPQIAFCLVLFLAGLNNLSEDLIGAGRVDGARGWPMLWHVVLPQLREVSFIALAVTVIGALRSFDMVAVMTSGGPFGSSTVLAYQMYEQSIFSYRFGYGAAIATVLFVMMAVFIAWYLRTLLKPEQENA, from the coding sequence ATGTCCAGTTTCTGGCGACGCCACCGCTCATGGGTGGCTCCAACCATGTTCATCCTGCCCGGTGCCCTGCTATTCGGCATCGTGATCATCCTGGCCTCCATCCAGACGGTCTGGGTCTCGTTCTTCGACTGGGATGGCGTGGGCGAGATGCAGTGGGTAGGACTGTCGAACTATGTGCAATTGTTCGATGATGCGCAATTCTACATCTCGCTCAAGAACAACCTGATTTGGCTCGGCATGTTCATGCTGGCGCCGCCGCTGGGCCTGGCCCTGGCGTTGCTGCTCAACCAGCCGATCAGGGGCATGCGCATCATGAAGTCCCTGTTCTTCGTGCCGCTGGTGCTCGCATCGGTGACGGTCGGCGTGGTTTTCACCTGGGTCTACGACCCGAGTTTCGGCCTGCTGTCGCTGATTTTCGGCTATTTCGGAGCCACGGCACCCGCGCTGCTTTCGGATGAGCATTTCGTGACTTTCGCGGTCGTCGCTGCCGCACTCTGGCCGCAGATTGCCTTCTGCCTGGTGCTGTTCCTTGCGGGCCTCAACAACCTGAGCGAGGATCTAATCGGCGCCGGGCGCGTCGACGGCGCGCGCGGCTGGCCAATGCTTTGGCACGTGGTGCTGCCGCAATTGCGCGAGGTCAGCTTCATCGCGCTTGCCGTCACCGTGATCGGAGCGCTGCGTTCATTCGACATGGTCGCGGTCATGACATCGGGTGGACCGTTCGGCTCGTCTACCGTGCTCGCCTATCAGATGTACGAGCAATCCATCTTCTCCTATCGCTTCGGATATGGAGCCGCCATCGCCACCGTACTCTTCGTCATGATGGCCGTCTTTATCGCCTGGTACCTGCGCACCCTGCTCAAACCGGAACAGGAGAACGCCTGA
- a CDS encoding ABC transporter substrate-binding protein, whose product MKDLTSLMQGASPSRRQFVIGAGTALAGIALGCPAVAQSKELTIISNIGNAAQRDVLQRLASEYEKASGVKVTINNMDHEAHKTAIRSYLVVGAPDLCFWFSGNRMKAFVKRDLFDDISDLFERENYKSVLGPSAAAVTVDGKQYGLPLGGLLWGMFYRKDVFAEKGWTAPKTLKDLLALGEQAKSAGMVPVSMGTKEMWPAAGWFDHMNLRINGLDKHIALMDGQMSYMDDALKPVFDTWEELIKADLFSPNHTSFGWEQAAAALAQKKAAMMDLAGFIKYGFPEDQVDQIAFAPFPEITSGTARYEDFALNSIHVPKNAKNKESARDFLAYFYKPENLSAFLETESAVPPRNDCPPSKDPLVNAAVESLKTVVGSAQYYDRDTDPDMAQEGLKGFQEFMARPERRDQILEHLEATRKRIFKA is encoded by the coding sequence ATGAAAGATCTAACGTCGTTGATGCAAGGCGCGTCCCCGTCGCGCCGCCAGTTCGTGATTGGCGCAGGCACGGCGCTGGCCGGCATTGCGCTTGGCTGCCCGGCAGTCGCGCAGTCCAAAGAACTGACGATCATCTCCAATATCGGCAACGCCGCGCAACGCGACGTGCTGCAGCGGCTTGCGAGTGAGTATGAAAAAGCAAGCGGGGTGAAGGTCACCATCAACAATATGGACCATGAGGCCCACAAGACCGCAATCCGCAGCTATCTCGTCGTCGGCGCGCCGGACCTCTGCTTCTGGTTCTCCGGCAATCGCATGAAAGCCTTCGTCAAGCGCGATCTGTTCGACGACATTTCCGACCTTTTTGAGCGCGAGAACTACAAAAGCGTGCTTGGTCCGTCGGCTGCAGCGGTGACGGTCGACGGGAAGCAATATGGACTGCCCCTCGGGGGCCTTCTTTGGGGCATGTTCTACCGCAAGGACGTCTTTGCCGAAAAGGGCTGGACGGCGCCCAAGACCCTCAAGGATCTGCTGGCGCTCGGCGAGCAGGCGAAGTCGGCAGGCATGGTCCCGGTCAGCATGGGTACCAAGGAAATGTGGCCCGCGGCCGGCTGGTTCGACCATATGAACCTTCGCATCAACGGTCTCGATAAGCACATCGCGCTGATGGACGGCCAGATGTCCTATATGGACGACGCCCTCAAGCCGGTGTTCGACACGTGGGAGGAACTGATCAAGGCTGATCTCTTCAGCCCGAACCACACGTCCTTCGGCTGGGAACAGGCTGCCGCGGCGCTAGCCCAGAAAAAGGCGGCAATGATGGACCTCGCCGGCTTCATCAAATACGGCTTCCCCGAGGATCAGGTCGACCAGATCGCCTTTGCGCCATTCCCGGAAATCACCTCCGGCACGGCGCGCTACGAGGATTTCGCCCTGAACTCCATCCATGTGCCGAAGAACGCCAAGAACAAGGAAAGTGCACGCGACTTCCTCGCCTACTTCTATAAGCCGGAGAACCTCTCTGCCTTCCTCGAAACCGAAAGTGCGGTGCCGCCGCGCAACGACTGCCCGCCGAGCAAGGATCCGCTGGTCAACGCAGCCGTGGAATCGCTGAAGACGGTCGTCGGCTCCGCTCAATATTACGACCGCGACACCGATCCCGATATGGCCCAGGAAGGCCTGAAGGGCTTCCAGGAATTTATGGCCAGGCCGGAACGGCGTGACCAGATCCTGGAACACCTAGAAGCAACGCGCAAGCGCATCTTCAAGGCTTGA
- a CDS encoding ROK family transcriptional regulator, protein MRGNASTSRALNRRLILNLLRNRGPISRAEMAQITGLSPAAVTFVTAELMEEALVVERETVSGTSGGRRPVPVDINYEAHLALGFKLNRYSIECVLTDLATSPLATLEASVADTTPEGMIETIAATIPRLISQANRQESEIRGIGVSIPGEIDPATGTCLQSPRFGWKNLPFAEMLAERVHVPVWIDDDVNAFAVAQRLFGVGRDHHNFAALAIGTGIGCSLVIKDEIYHGSHSAAGKMGHITSVPNGRLCECGRRGCLMAHAAEPYMLDEWQSRTGSAISRDEFANSVEHRDGLALSILSDCGSRIGRHLADMVNLFDPEIIVVGGEAVQFGDALLAPIRKTMEEFTFFTKPELVADWVPSSWARGAAALATQNIFDFERSPSG, encoded by the coding sequence GTGAGAGGAAATGCCAGCACGTCGCGCGCGCTCAATCGCCGACTGATCCTGAACCTGCTGCGGAACCGCGGGCCGATCTCGCGCGCCGAGATGGCTCAGATCACGGGATTGAGCCCGGCGGCGGTGACCTTCGTTACGGCGGAGCTGATGGAGGAAGCGCTCGTGGTCGAGCGCGAAACGGTGTCGGGCACCTCGGGCGGGCGACGGCCCGTACCGGTCGACATCAATTACGAGGCTCACCTGGCGCTCGGTTTCAAGCTCAATAGGTACAGCATCGAGTGCGTGCTGACCGATCTGGCGACCTCGCCGCTCGCCACTCTGGAGGCAAGCGTCGCGGATACGACGCCTGAAGGCATGATCGAGACCATTGCCGCGACCATCCCTCGCCTTATCTCCCAGGCCAATCGGCAGGAGAGTGAAATTCGTGGCATCGGCGTCTCTATCCCCGGCGAAATCGACCCCGCCACCGGCACCTGCCTGCAGAGCCCGCGCTTCGGCTGGAAGAACCTGCCCTTTGCCGAGATGCTGGCTGAACGCGTCCATGTGCCCGTCTGGATCGACGACGATGTCAATGCCTTTGCCGTCGCCCAGCGGCTGTTCGGCGTCGGCCGCGACCATCACAATTTTGCCGCCCTTGCCATCGGCACCGGCATCGGCTGTTCGCTTGTCATCAAGGACGAGATCTATCACGGCAGCCATAGTGCCGCGGGGAAGATGGGCCACATCACCTCCGTTCCGAATGGGCGCTTGTGTGAATGCGGCCGACGTGGATGCCTGATGGCGCATGCAGCCGAGCCCTACATGCTGGACGAATGGCAAAGCCGGACGGGCTCCGCGATAAGCCGCGATGAGTTTGCCAACTCCGTCGAACATCGAGATGGCCTAGCGCTTTCTATTCTTTCGGACTGCGGGTCGCGGATCGGGCGCCACCTGGCCGACATGGTCAATTTGTTCGACCCGGAGATCATCGTCGTTGGCGGAGAAGCCGTGCAATTCGGTGATGCGCTTCTCGCCCCGATCCGGAAAACAATGGAAGAATTTACGTTCTTCACCAAGCCGGAACTCGTCGCCGATTGGGTTCCGAGTTCATGGGCACGGGGCGCTGCCGCACTCGCGACGCAGAACATTTTCGACTTCGAACGCTCGCCGAGTGGGTGA
- a CDS encoding SMP-30/gluconolactonase/LRE family protein, translating into MFGEIEGTGFEILDPRFAACFVGHARVERLWTGGRWLEGPAWFAPGRFLVWSDIPNNRMMRFDETSGSVSVFRQPSNNSNGNTVDNQGRLVTCEHLTRRLTRTNFDGTVDVIADRFEGRRFNSPNDVVVKSDGSIWFTDPSYGIMHDYEGEYGEEEIGGCHVYRVDPQSGDVTKVAGDFEKPNGLAFSPDERLLYVADTGASHLENGPRHIRRFSVSDAGELSGDEVFATCTSGLFDGFRVDRLGRVWSSAADGVHCHDPDGTLIGKIRIPEIVSNLTFGGARRNRLFITATSSLYAVYLTANGLKLG; encoded by the coding sequence ATGTTCGGAGAGATTGAGGGCACCGGCTTCGAAATTCTGGATCCGCGCTTCGCCGCGTGTTTTGTCGGTCATGCCCGCGTCGAACGCTTGTGGACAGGCGGGCGCTGGCTGGAGGGACCGGCCTGGTTCGCTCCCGGCCGTTTTCTCGTCTGGTCTGACATTCCGAACAATCGCATGATGCGGTTCGACGAAACCAGCGGTTCCGTGTCCGTCTTCCGCCAGCCTTCGAACAATTCCAATGGCAATACGGTGGACAACCAGGGTCGCCTGGTAACCTGCGAGCACCTGACGAGACGGTTGACGCGCACGAACTTCGACGGAACCGTTGACGTCATCGCCGATAGGTTCGAGGGAAGGCGCTTCAACTCGCCCAACGACGTCGTCGTCAAATCCGACGGCTCGATCTGGTTTACCGATCCTTCCTACGGGATCATGCATGACTACGAGGGCGAATACGGGGAGGAAGAGATCGGCGGTTGCCACGTCTATCGCGTCGATCCGCAGTCCGGCGACGTGACGAAGGTCGCCGGCGATTTCGAAAAGCCGAACGGTCTTGCCTTCTCGCCGGACGAGCGGCTTCTCTATGTCGCCGACACCGGCGCCAGCCACCTGGAAAATGGGCCGCGCCATATCCGCCGGTTTTCGGTTTCAGATGCCGGAGAGCTTTCCGGCGACGAGGTTTTCGCAACCTGCACAAGCGGCCTGTTCGACGGTTTCAGGGTCGATCGGCTGGGCCGGGTCTGGTCAAGTGCGGCAGACGGCGTTCATTGCCATGATCCGGACGGAACGCTGATCGGCAAGATCCGCATTCCCGAAATTGTCTCGAACCTCACCTTCGGCGGCGCCAGACGCAACCGGCTGTTTATCACGGCGACGAGTTCGCTCTATGCCGTTTATCTGACGGCAAATGGTCTCAAACTCGGCTGA